The proteins below are encoded in one region of Reichenbachiella sp. 5M10:
- a CDS encoding AraC family transcriptional regulator, which yields MSESKGIPIYSLDKFKPVAGSALPFQVEVFDANRHFEVQYPHRHDFFEVLFLTQGSGIHVIDSNEYEIKPPCVFFLSPGQTHKLELSKDVDGYIFLFTAEFYLLDRSNKNKLLEFPFFFNLKQENPPLLLVEESDTQFLKGLFRQGAKVMEEEKSQEFANSLLDLILNTCERLYPREQRAIAKGKGHLMVKRFRELIEEKYQLNLSIKQYAEELNVTENHLTHTVKELTGKTSKELVFDKQVLEIKRLLKHSDLSVSEISMQLGFKDQSYFSKFFKKFTGQTPNAYREESLKST from the coding sequence ATGTCTGAATCCAAAGGAATACCTATATATAGCCTGGATAAGTTCAAGCCCGTGGCGGGTTCGGCCTTGCCCTTTCAGGTAGAGGTGTTTGATGCCAATCGCCACTTTGAGGTGCAGTACCCGCACCGTCATGATTTTTTTGAAGTGCTGTTTTTGACACAGGGCTCAGGGATTCATGTGATCGATAGCAACGAGTACGAGATCAAGCCTCCTTGTGTGTTTTTTCTGAGCCCGGGACAGACACATAAGCTGGAGTTGTCCAAGGATGTCGATGGCTATATTTTTCTCTTTACCGCTGAGTTTTATCTCCTAGATCGCAGCAACAAGAACAAGCTGCTGGAGTTTCCCTTTTTTTTCAATCTCAAACAAGAGAACCCTCCCTTGCTTTTAGTAGAGGAGAGTGATACGCAGTTTCTCAAGGGGCTTTTTCGGCAAGGGGCTAAGGTCATGGAAGAGGAGAAGAGCCAGGAGTTTGCCAACTCCCTACTCGATCTGATCCTCAATACTTGCGAACGCCTCTACCCACGAGAGCAACGTGCCATCGCAAAAGGAAAAGGTCATCTCATGGTCAAACGTTTTCGTGAGTTGATCGAGGAAAAATACCAGTTGAATCTCAGTATCAAACAGTATGCTGAAGAACTGAATGTAACCGAAAATCACCTTACACATACGGTAAAAGAGTTGACGGGTAAGACTTCTAAGGAATTGGTTTTTGACAAGCAAGTGCTTGAAATTAAGCGTCTTTTGAAGCATTCAGATTTGTCTGTCTCAGAGATATCTATGCAGTTGGGATTCAAGGATCAATCCTATTTCAGTAAATTTTTCAAGAAGTTTACCGGGCAGACTCCCAATGCCTACCGAGAGGAATCGTTGAAAAGTACCTAA
- a CDS encoding patatin-like phospholipase family protein, with translation MKKVKVLSLDGGGIRGIIPATFIKYVEEKAQEITNNPKLRVSDLFDFISGTSTGGILSCIYLTPDTDGVSAKYSAADALNFYLEHGYGIFNQSKVKNYSIKRLFNATQYSPKYLEKVAKETFGDLKLRQLLKPAMITTYNLQTESTFFFSSREPESKKREFYVRDVARSTSAAPTYFPPAKIKNLVDPAHNMINLDGGVFANNPTMCAYAEVRDTKEGPIQAPSAQDMMILSVGTGGGNLKIGGVSRSKEWGILKWAENVPNIMMDGSADTVAYQIQSIFNTLSKKGQKQYLRVDVPNDLRNSYSSDMADASPDNIRKLQQAAQESLEHSIHHEGLDEFIEMLVKDAGIDPTT, from the coding sequence ATGAAAAAAGTAAAAGTACTCAGTCTAGATGGAGGCGGAATCCGAGGAATCATCCCGGCGACCTTCATCAAGTATGTCGAAGAAAAAGCACAGGAGATCACCAACAACCCCAAACTACGTGTTTCGGACTTGTTTGATTTCATCTCAGGTACCAGTACTGGGGGCATCTTGTCGTGTATCTACCTCACCCCTGATACCGATGGGGTCTCAGCCAAGTACTCCGCCGCAGATGCACTCAACTTCTACCTAGAGCACGGCTATGGTATCTTCAATCAGTCCAAAGTCAAAAACTACAGCATCAAACGACTCTTCAACGCAACACAGTACAGTCCTAAGTACCTAGAAAAAGTGGCCAAAGAAACTTTTGGAGACCTCAAGCTCCGCCAGTTGCTCAAACCTGCCATGATCACCACCTACAACCTACAGACGGAAAGCACCTTCTTCTTCTCTAGCCGAGAACCAGAATCCAAAAAACGGGAATTCTATGTCCGTGACGTGGCAAGATCTACTTCTGCCGCTCCCACTTACTTTCCTCCAGCCAAAATAAAAAACCTCGTAGACCCTGCTCACAACATGATCAATCTCGATGGAGGGGTGTTTGCCAATAATCCTACCATGTGTGCCTATGCAGAAGTACGAGACACCAAAGAAGGTCCGATACAAGCCCCTTCCGCCCAAGACATGATGATCCTCTCCGTAGGCACAGGAGGTGGCAATCTCAAAATCGGAGGAGTCAGTCGCAGCAAAGAATGGGGGATCCTCAAATGGGCCGAAAACGTGCCCAACATCATGATGGACGGCAGTGCGGATACGGTAGCCTATCAGATACAGAGCATCTTCAATACCCTCAGTAAAAAGGGACAAAAGCAATACCTAAGGGTTGATGTCCCCAACGACCTGCGCAACAGCTACTCATCAGACATGGCTGACGCCAGCCCAGACAACATACGTAAACTACAACAAGCCGCACAAGAAAGTTTGGAACATTCGATACATCACGAAGGCCTAGATGAATTCATCGAAATGCTGGTCAAAGATGCTGGGATCGACCCCACCACCTGA
- a CDS encoding NAD(P)/FAD-dependent oxidoreductase codes for MQNKPYASFSITDDHTGFDHLIIGSGMGAMTLGTWLAKAGKKVAIFEQHYVPGGFTHAFKRKDGMKWDVGVHYMGNMHKGHGLRKLMDFLTNRQLDWASMGEIYDVVIIGKDRYEIPAGEENFRQRMKEYFPDEHQAIDAYLSLIKKANAWGSAFFFEKSFEPFLSQTLGRLFRGVYAQYYRKTTLETLQTLTTNRRLIAVLCGQCGNYGLPPKESSFAAHAMVTGHFMEGGYYPHGGSEEIANCALETFRRLGGKTFINAPVTEIITTKGRVSGIRIKDKFIPCRSVISNVGIKNTFGKLLNEEARKQQVIAPNETKASSAHLCLYIGLDQSDEQLNLPKHNIWSYETQIYSADINSITENNTAKKFSYVSFPSAKDPRWGKKHPNTATIQAISVGRYEWFQAYDQQPWRNREEKYQQKKEHFKTTMLEKLYELVPQIKGHVTYAEVSTPLSTRHFTGYQTGEIYGLAHTPERFELPYLRPQTKIKGLKLVGQDITLVGVAGAMLSGMLCAIVILKFRVWKVFKDMNKTVG; via the coding sequence ATGCAAAATAAACCATACGCTTCCTTCTCCATCACCGATGACCATACGGGATTCGATCACCTCATCATCGGTTCGGGTATGGGAGCTATGACGCTCGGTACTTGGCTCGCCAAAGCAGGAAAAAAAGTCGCCATCTTCGAGCAGCACTATGTGCCCGGTGGGTTCACGCATGCCTTCAAACGAAAAGACGGTATGAAATGGGATGTGGGAGTCCACTACATGGGCAACATGCACAAGGGGCACGGTCTGCGCAAACTCATGGACTTCCTCACCAATCGTCAACTCGACTGGGCATCCATGGGAGAGATCTACGATGTAGTCATCATCGGAAAAGATCGATACGAGATCCCCGCAGGTGAAGAGAATTTTCGTCAACGAATGAAGGAGTACTTCCCAGACGAGCATCAAGCCATCGACGCGTACCTTTCTTTGATCAAAAAAGCCAATGCATGGGGTAGTGCTTTTTTCTTTGAAAAAAGTTTCGAACCATTTTTGAGTCAAACACTGGGCAGACTGTTTCGAGGAGTATACGCCCAATACTACCGTAAGACTACTCTCGAGACACTCCAAACACTCACAACCAACCGACGATTGATTGCCGTGCTCTGCGGGCAATGTGGCAATTACGGTCTTCCTCCAAAAGAGAGTAGTTTCGCCGCACACGCTATGGTGACTGGTCATTTCATGGAGGGGGGCTACTATCCTCACGGAGGGAGCGAAGAGATCGCCAATTGTGCATTGGAGACTTTTCGCCGACTTGGCGGAAAAACCTTCATCAACGCCCCCGTAACAGAAATCATCACTACCAAAGGACGAGTCTCCGGCATCCGCATCAAAGACAAATTCATCCCTTGTCGCAGTGTGATTAGCAATGTGGGCATCAAAAACACCTTCGGAAAACTCCTCAACGAAGAGGCTCGAAAACAACAAGTCATTGCCCCGAACGAAACCAAAGCTTCGAGTGCACATCTATGCCTCTATATAGGTCTCGATCAATCGGACGAACAACTGAATCTTCCTAAACACAATATCTGGAGCTACGAAACCCAAATCTACTCTGCAGACATCAACAGTATCACTGAAAACAACACCGCTAAGAAATTTTCCTATGTCTCCTTCCCGTCGGCCAAAGACCCTCGGTGGGGCAAAAAACACCCCAACACTGCCACGATCCAAGCGATCTCCGTAGGCCGATACGAATGGTTCCAGGCCTACGACCAACAGCCCTGGCGCAACAGAGAAGAAAAATACCAGCAAAAAAAGGAGCACTTCAAAACCACCATGTTGGAAAAACTCTACGAGCTCGTCCCACAAATCAAAGGACACGTGACCTATGCAGAGGTCAGTACTCCGCTATCCACAAGACACTTCACTGGCTACCAGACCGGAGAGATCTACGGACTAGCCCACACTCCTGAGCGGTTCGAGCTACCTTACCTACGACCCCAAACCAAAATCAAAGGACTCAAACTCGTCGGTCAGGATATCACTCTCGTAGGTGTAGCTGGGGCGATGCTCTCAGGCATGCTCTGTGCCATTGTGATTCTCAAATTTCGGGTATGGAAGGTATTCAAAGACATGAACAAGACTGTGGGCTAG
- the ilvC gene encoding ketol-acid reductoisomerase, translating to MGNYFNTLPLREQLNQLGVCEFMDGSEFNDGVEALKGKKIVIVGAGAQGLNQGLNMRDSGLDISYALRQAAIDEKRASFVNTSEAGFTVGTYDDLIPTADLVINLTPDKQHTAVVKAVMPLMKKGSALSYSHGFNIVEEGTIIREDITVIMVAPKSPGSEVRHEYQRGFGVPTLIAVHPENDPEGKGWAYAKAYAAATGGHRAGCLKSSFVAEVKSDLMGEQTILCGLLQTGSILCFDKMTEKGVDAGWASKFIQYGWEVITESLKHGGVSGMVDRLSNPAKIKCFEISEELKDIMRPLFQKHQDDIMSGEFSSTMMKDWSEDDKNLLNWRALTGETNFEKTAAADVEITEQEFYDKGLLMVAMVRAGVELAYETMTEAGIKGESAYYESLHETPLIANTIARKKLFEMNRVISDTAEYGCYLFDHACKPLLGDFMKSVDTDVIGKDYNETVDGQVDNVTLIQINEKLRSHDIEKVGARLRKAMTSMKQIALG from the coding sequence ATGGGAAATTATTTCAACACACTACCGCTTAGAGAGCAACTCAATCAGCTCGGCGTATGTGAATTCATGGATGGTTCGGAGTTCAACGATGGCGTTGAGGCTTTGAAAGGGAAGAAAATTGTCATCGTAGGTGCTGGTGCACAAGGCCTCAATCAAGGGCTCAACATGAGAGATTCTGGATTGGATATCTCTTATGCATTGCGTCAAGCAGCGATCGATGAGAAGAGAGCTTCTTTCGTCAACACTTCTGAAGCAGGGTTTACAGTTGGTACGTATGATGACTTGATCCCTACGGCTGATTTGGTGATCAACTTGACACCAGACAAGCAGCACACCGCTGTAGTGAAGGCTGTGATGCCATTGATGAAAAAAGGTTCTGCGCTTTCATACTCTCACGGGTTCAACATCGTGGAAGAAGGTACAATCATCAGAGAAGATATCACCGTGATCATGGTGGCGCCTAAGTCTCCTGGATCAGAAGTAAGACACGAATACCAAAGAGGATTTGGTGTACCGACATTGATCGCAGTGCACCCAGAAAACGATCCAGAAGGTAAAGGTTGGGCGTATGCCAAAGCGTATGCTGCTGCAACTGGTGGACACAGAGCGGGATGTTTGAAATCATCATTCGTCGCAGAAGTAAAATCTGATTTGATGGGAGAGCAGACGATTCTTTGTGGTCTGTTGCAGACTGGATCTATCCTATGCTTTGACAAGATGACCGAGAAAGGTGTAGACGCGGGTTGGGCATCTAAATTCATCCAATACGGATGGGAAGTGATCACCGAATCACTCAAGCACGGTGGCGTGTCTGGTATGGTAGATAGATTGTCTAACCCAGCCAAAATCAAGTGTTTTGAGATCTCTGAGGAGTTGAAAGACATCATGAGACCGCTATTCCAAAAGCACCAAGACGATATCATGTCAGGTGAGTTTTCATCTACGATGATGAAAGATTGGTCTGAGGATGACAAGAACCTATTGAACTGGAGAGCTTTGACAGGTGAGACCAATTTCGAGAAAACCGCAGCTGCGGACGTAGAGATCACTGAGCAAGAGTTCTATGACAAAGGTCTATTGATGGTTGCTATGGTGAGAGCAGGTGTAGAGTTGGCTTATGAGACGATGACTGAAGCAGGAATCAAAGGTGAGTCTGCATACTACGAGTCACTACATGAGACGCCATTGATCGCCAACACGATCGCTAGAAAGAAATTGTTCGAGATGAACAGAGTGATCTCTGATACTGCGGAGTATGGATGTTACTTATTCGATCACGCATGTAAGCCACTATTGGGAGACTTCATGAAGTCAGTAGATACGGATGTCATCGGCAAGGATTACAACGAGACTGTAGATGGTCAGGTAGATAATGTGACTTTGATCCAAATCAATGAGAAGTTGAGGTCACATGATATCGAGAAAGTAGGGGCAAGATTGCGTAAGGCAATGACCTCTATGAAGCAAATTGCTTTGGGATAA
- the hrpB gene encoding ATP-dependent helicase HrpB yields the protein MSFDPYQIDLPITEVIAPTQQHLAQENTLIVHAPPGAGKSTLLPLALLEESWLTGKKIIMLEPRRLAARSIAVRMSELIGEPVGKTVGYRIRFDNKVSEHTKIEVVTEGILTRMLHSDNAIEDVALVIFDEFHERSIHADVALALCREAQNVLRPDLKIMIMSATLNTTELTELLQAPLVESKGRQYPVEVYYEDQQDEWMMAELAARVISKATKKHEGDVLAFFPGQGEIMKCEEILRKDMRDFAILPLYGSLPHGKQMAAILPNRDGKRKIVLATSIAETSLTIEGIKIVVDTGFGRTSKFDIKSGLSKLETVHISQDSADQRAGRAGRLSPGVCYRMWSKATQDRLQKHLTPEIMEADLANLVLDMAQWGISNIHEMTWLTPPPKAAVLQAQDLLHQLEALQDNKITDHGKRLHELPCHPRIAHMLLMAEEQELVPLACDIAALLDERDPLGREAGTDINERINVLRRLRGENRLSRKFSRIEKIANQYRQLFDLEAQNEPHDSYETGILLSYAYPERIAFARPGNNAQFQLSNGKYAMLGHRDDLANEPWLAIAHMDARDGMGKIFMASPLNPRDLMPLVKEKEIITWDTRQGGLIASLDMRIGSITLRSTPLPDPDESRLVEAICDALKKEGERLLNWDESVTQWQNRVLSLRKWNPSQAWPDVSTPTLLVTTHEWLAPYLDGIKKPEALKKIDLKLVLKHSLDYALQGKLDTLAPMKISVPSGSQIKLDYAADGSAPILAVRLQEVFGLADTPKINEGKTSVLMHLLSPGYKPVQITGDLNSFWNNAYFDVRKDLRGRYPKHVWPEDPWQEQAIRGVKRKK from the coding sequence ATGTCTTTTGACCCATACCAAATCGACCTCCCCATCACAGAGGTCATAGCCCCTACCCAGCAGCACCTTGCTCAAGAAAACACCCTCATCGTACATGCACCTCCAGGAGCAGGCAAGAGTACCTTGCTACCACTTGCACTGCTAGAAGAGTCGTGGCTCACAGGCAAAAAAATCATCATGCTAGAGCCAAGACGACTCGCCGCACGCTCCATCGCTGTACGCATGTCGGAGCTGATCGGGGAGCCTGTCGGCAAAACAGTAGGCTACCGCATTCGATTTGACAACAAAGTCAGTGAACACACCAAGATCGAAGTAGTCACGGAGGGTATCCTCACGCGTATGCTACACAGTGACAATGCCATCGAAGATGTGGCCTTGGTGATTTTCGATGAATTTCACGAGCGCAGTATCCATGCGGATGTAGCACTTGCTCTCTGTCGCGAAGCACAAAACGTGCTACGCCCAGATCTCAAGATCATGATCATGTCCGCTACGCTCAACACCACCGAACTCACAGAGCTACTCCAAGCCCCTCTCGTGGAGAGTAAAGGCCGGCAATACCCTGTTGAAGTTTACTATGAAGACCAGCAGGACGAATGGATGATGGCCGAGCTCGCCGCACGAGTCATCAGCAAAGCAACCAAAAAACACGAGGGAGATGTACTTGCTTTTTTCCCTGGACAGGGAGAAATCATGAAGTGTGAAGAAATCCTCCGCAAAGACATGCGGGATTTTGCCATCCTGCCCCTCTATGGTTCTTTGCCACACGGCAAACAGATGGCCGCCATCCTGCCCAACCGAGATGGCAAACGCAAGATCGTCCTAGCCACCTCCATTGCTGAGACAAGCTTGACCATCGAAGGCATCAAAATCGTCGTAGATACGGGCTTTGGACGTACATCCAAGTTTGACATCAAATCCGGGCTGTCCAAACTCGAAACGGTACACATCAGCCAAGACTCTGCCGATCAACGCGCGGGACGTGCAGGACGACTCAGTCCCGGCGTCTGCTACCGCATGTGGAGCAAAGCCACACAAGATCGGCTCCAAAAGCACCTCACCCCAGAGATCATGGAAGCCGATCTCGCCAACCTCGTACTCGACATGGCGCAGTGGGGTATCAGCAACATCCACGAGATGACTTGGCTCACACCTCCTCCTAAAGCCGCAGTCCTCCAGGCCCAAGACCTTCTGCATCAGCTCGAAGCACTCCAAGATAACAAGATCACTGACCATGGCAAACGTCTCCATGAGCTACCCTGCCATCCGCGGATCGCACACATGCTACTCATGGCAGAAGAACAAGAGCTAGTACCTCTCGCCTGTGATATTGCGGCACTCCTAGACGAGCGTGATCCACTCGGGCGTGAAGCTGGTACGGACATCAACGAACGCATCAACGTCCTACGAAGATTACGTGGAGAAAACCGTCTAAGTAGGAAGTTTTCCCGTATCGAAAAAATCGCCAACCAATATCGACAGCTCTTTGATCTAGAAGCACAGAATGAACCTCACGACTCCTATGAGACCGGTATATTGCTCTCCTACGCCTATCCTGAACGTATCGCATTTGCCCGACCAGGCAACAATGCGCAGTTTCAGTTATCCAATGGAAAATATGCCATGCTCGGTCACCGCGACGATCTAGCCAATGAACCTTGGCTAGCCATAGCGCACATGGATGCTCGTGACGGCATGGGCAAGATATTCATGGCATCACCGCTCAACCCGAGAGATCTGATGCCTCTCGTCAAGGAAAAGGAAATCATCACATGGGACACGCGCCAAGGGGGATTGATCGCCTCTCTGGACATGCGTATAGGAAGCATCACTTTGCGCTCTACTCCCCTGCCAGATCCCGACGAGTCTCGCCTAGTAGAAGCGATCTGCGACGCACTCAAAAAAGAAGGTGAACGCCTCCTCAACTGGGATGAAAGCGTAACCCAATGGCAAAATCGTGTACTCAGTCTACGCAAATGGAACCCTAGCCAAGCATGGCCTGACGTCAGTACACCTACCCTACTCGTCACCACCCACGAATGGCTCGCACCCTACCTCGATGGCATCAAAAAACCCGAGGCACTCAAAAAAATAGATTTAAAATTGGTACTAAAGCATTCGTTGGACTATGCACTCCAGGGCAAACTCGACACACTGGCACCCATGAAGATCAGTGTACCAAGTGGTTCGCAGATCAAATTGGACTATGCTGCTGATGGCAGTGCACCGATATTGGCAGTACGCCTACAGGAGGTGTTTGGGCTGGCTGACACACCTAAAATTAACGAGGGGAAAACCAGTGTCTTGATGCATCTATTGTCTCCCGGATACAAGCCTGTGCAGATCACAGGTGACCTCAATAGTTTCTGGAACAACGCCTACTTCGACGTACGCAAAGACCTCAGAGGCCGCTACCCTAAACACGTCTGGCCCGAAGACCCATGGCAAGAACAGGCCATACGTGGAGTCAAACGAAAAAAATAG
- a CDS encoding peptide MFS transporter — translation MNEANVQETPQLMGHPKGLFYLFFAELWERFSFYGMRALLMVYMTEEVYRSLVERDAIASTIYAAYGALVYATPVIGGMLADRLLGYRRAILLGGVAMALGHFVLAFDNQICFFLALALLIVGNGLFKPNISSFVGALYPEGDKRRDSGFTIFYMGINIGAFVAPLMCGWLGMAYGWHYGFGAAGIGMLAGLVVFQSGLKTGVFGSHGYAPDEDYLNQKFVGVAIKRWVPIVAIVLVPTIAAIMYYGEMTLPWLGTFHYEGQIVEYIFYVILIVILGVIFSTMAQVSRPEKQKLLVIVLLTMFMTMFWGGYELSGSTLTLFALRNVDLIGINASQTNSITGLYIIMMAVPFSWVWVKLSKMKANPFTPFKFAFGLLLLGGGFAVFAWSGSFANELGKVPMIFMMLGYLLFSTGELFMSPVGLSKVTELSPKKVVGFMMGVWFLSSAFAFRIVGAVGKLLAVGGAAEDADPLVSLQVYTDGFESIAFIVLSAAVLAFVLAPLMKKMMHGIH, via the coding sequence ATGAACGAGGCGAACGTACAAGAAACACCCCAACTGATGGGACATCCCAAAGGACTTTTCTATCTCTTTTTTGCTGAGTTATGGGAGCGATTTAGTTTCTATGGCATGCGGGCTTTATTGATGGTGTACATGACCGAAGAAGTGTATCGTTCGCTCGTCGAGCGTGATGCCATAGCATCTACGATCTATGCGGCCTATGGGGCGCTGGTGTACGCAACCCCTGTCATCGGAGGGATGCTCGCTGATCGCTTGCTGGGTTATCGTAGGGCGATATTGTTGGGAGGTGTTGCGATGGCACTGGGGCATTTTGTCTTGGCTTTCGACAACCAAATCTGTTTTTTCTTGGCGTTAGCCTTGTTGATCGTAGGCAATGGCCTTTTCAAGCCGAACATTTCATCTTTTGTCGGGGCACTCTATCCAGAGGGAGACAAACGCCGTGATTCAGGGTTTACGATTTTCTACATGGGGATCAATATTGGTGCTTTCGTAGCACCACTGATGTGTGGCTGGTTGGGTATGGCCTATGGCTGGCACTATGGTTTTGGTGCAGCAGGTATCGGTATGTTGGCTGGATTGGTTGTGTTTCAGTCTGGTTTGAAGACAGGTGTGTTTGGCTCGCATGGCTATGCACCTGACGAAGACTATTTGAATCAAAAGTTCGTAGGGGTCGCGATCAAACGATGGGTTCCCATCGTAGCGATTGTGCTCGTACCTACGATCGCTGCGATCATGTATTATGGAGAGATGACCTTGCCATGGTTGGGGACTTTTCACTATGAGGGACAGATTGTTGAGTATATTTTCTATGTGATTTTGATTGTGATCTTGGGGGTGATTTTCAGTACGATGGCTCAGGTCAGTAGACCAGAGAAACAAAAGCTGTTGGTGATCGTGCTACTCACGATGTTTATGACAATGTTTTGGGGCGGGTATGAATTATCGGGTAGCACACTGACTCTTTTTGCTCTTCGCAATGTTGACCTAATAGGAATCAATGCCTCTCAGACCAATTCGATTACAGGGTTGTACATTATCATGATGGCAGTGCCATTTTCATGGGTATGGGTGAAGCTATCCAAGATGAAAGCCAATCCTTTTACTCCGTTCAAATTTGCTTTTGGGCTATTGCTGCTGGGAGGAGGATTTGCCGTGTTTGCATGGAGTGGTAGCTTTGCCAATGAATTGGGCAAAGTGCCAATGATTTTTATGATGTTGGGTTATTTGTTGTTCTCTACGGGAGAACTATTCATGTCTCCTGTAGGTTTGTCCAAAGTCACCGAGTTGTCACCCAAGAAAGTCGTGGGTTTCATGATGGGGGTATGGTTTCTCTCTTCTGCATTTGCTTTTCGAATCGTCGGTGCGGTGGGCAAACTCTTGGCTGTGGGGGGGGCTGCCGAAGATGCCGATCCATTGGTGTCGCTGCAGGTCTATACCGATGGGTTTGAGAGTATTGCTTTCATTGTCCTCAGTGCGGCGGTACTGGCTTTTGTTTTGGCTCCTTTGATGAAGAAAATGATGCATGGCATTCATTGA
- a CDS encoding PD40 domain-containing protein has product MKHLTLFLLSLLLATLSFGQSMLGLFDQSTDIGTCQNKGFASYSPANQTYTIGGSGVNMWGNTDQFHYLWTTLQGDFILRAEVSFHGYGVDPHRKAGWIIKNDLLPHTKHVNASLHGDGLTSLQYRPTDTGDTQEIVSTDSHPQVIQLERRGNTFLVSTARFGEPFTTVRLDEMVMDQEVYVGLYVCSHNSDIVETATFRNVRIVKPAPASLVPYQDYLGSRLELMDVATGHREIIYESAHSIQAPNWTPDGEKLVFNSKGRLYTYELASKQIEVLNTGFATRNNNDHVLTFDGSLIGISHHNDADQGNSTIYYLPTTGSDTPTQVTQSGRGASYLHGWSPDKQKILFTGDRNGQYDIYEVEVLSGKEKQLTNQKTLDDGSEYSPDGRYIFFNSVRTGTMQLWRMDAKGKNQTQLTYDEYNDWFPHISPDMQWIVFISFPKGIDPNDHPFYQHCLLRIIPYEGGKPRVIGYLYGGQGTINVPSWSPDSKKIAFVSNSSN; this is encoded by the coding sequence ATGAAACATCTGACACTCTTCCTACTCAGCCTCCTGCTGGCCACACTGTCCTTTGGGCAAAGCATGCTGGGCCTATTTGACCAAAGTACGGACATTGGGACATGCCAAAACAAAGGGTTCGCCTCTTACAGCCCAGCCAACCAAACTTACACGATCGGAGGGTCAGGAGTCAACATGTGGGGGAATACTGATCAGTTTCATTATCTATGGACAACCCTCCAGGGGGATTTCATCCTTCGGGCAGAAGTTTCATTCCATGGATACGGCGTAGACCCACATCGCAAAGCAGGATGGATCATCAAAAACGACCTCCTCCCTCACACCAAACATGTCAACGCTAGCCTACACGGTGACGGACTCACCTCGCTTCAATACCGCCCTACTGATACTGGAGACACACAAGAGATCGTTTCTACCGATTCACACCCACAAGTCATCCAACTAGAACGACGCGGCAACACCTTCCTTGTATCTACAGCAAGGTTTGGTGAGCCATTCACTACCGTCCGCCTGGACGAGATGGTCATGGATCAAGAGGTATATGTAGGACTATATGTCTGCTCTCACAACTCCGATATCGTAGAAACTGCAACATTCCGAAACGTACGTATCGTAAAGCCTGCCCCCGCCAGTCTCGTCCCCTACCAAGACTACCTCGGTAGTCGTCTAGAGCTCATGGATGTCGCTACGGGTCATCGCGAGATCATCTACGAATCTGCCCACTCCATACAAGCCCCTAATTGGACTCCTGATGGCGAAAAATTAGTTTTCAACTCCAAAGGCCGTCTCTATACCTACGAGCTAGCCTCCAAACAAATCGAAGTGCTCAACACTGGATTTGCAACGCGCAACAACAACGATCACGTACTGACCTTCGACGGTAGTCTGATCGGTATCAGTCATCACAACGATGCAGACCAAGGCAACTCGACCATCTACTACCTCCCCACCACTGGCAGTGATACACCGACTCAAGTCACCCAGTCAGGCCGAGGTGCATCCTATCTACATGGCTGGTCACCAGACAAACAAAAAATTCTCTTCACAGGAGATCGAAACGGACAATACGATATTTATGAAGTAGAAGTCTTGTCTGGAAAAGAGAAACAGCTCACCAATCAAAAAACACTCGATGACGGCTCTGAATACAGCCCTGATGGCCGATATATCTTCTTCAACTCAGTGCGTACAGGTACCATGCAACTATGGAGAATGGATGCCAAAGGTAAAAATCAAACACAACTTACCTATGACGAATACAACGACTGGTTCCCTCACATCAGTCCAGACATGCAATGGATAGTATTCATCTCCTTCCCCAAAGGGATAGATCCCAACGACCACCCCTTCTACCAGCATTGTCTACTCAGGATCATACCCTACGAGGGTGGCAAACCGAGAGTCATCGGTTACCTCTATGGCGGGCAAGGTACTATCAACGTACCGAGCTGGTCTCCTGACAGCAAGAAAATCGCTTTTGTCTCCAACTCAAGCAATTAG